TCCCCCCTCCCGTCCAGTGTCACCCGCCGCGTCAACCGAacaacttttcttttttttttgccaaCGACAGCACGCCAAAAACGCCTTGGGACAAGGGGAGCAGTTAGTGTAAAAAGGTgtaaaaaggaagagagagaaacaaCAAAGAAAGGCTTCTAACGAACGAAGCTTGTGCGATGTTTCTCCAAAAGTCCCCAAGCTCGGTACCTTGTCTATCCACCGTTctccccaaaaaaaaaaaaaaaaaaaaaaaaaaaaaaaaaaaaaaaaaaagagacaggaaaagaaagagaaaaaagacaaTCGATGTGACCAACAAGTCCCTTACCTTTTGTTGTTTCACCTTTGATGAAACTTAAAAGGGCCATAGGAaccaaggaagaaaaaaagaaaaaaaaaggaaaaggaaaaaaagggttAAGACAGTCAGGAACACTTTCACTTTTGAGGTTAATCAAGGAATGCAAAGGACGAGAAAACAAAAATCGACAGGCGAGAGGGaagaaacaagaaaagagaacTAACGGGATTTCTACCTAGATGTACCTACCTGCTGCTTGTTGGTGATATGAATGATGACCTGCTACACTACCTAATTACCTAGTGATGTTTTTGACCTGCCAAGTACCTATGGTGGTTGGTAATGTACAGATAGATGGTCGAATGCTATCGCTTTGACCTTGCGCGTtcatttttctcttccttcttttccttcttttcctttttgtttttttttcctaagctaccttccttcctactcacctacctactaccttcaATCCCGAACACACTACCACCATCCCGATCCGATATCCCTCCGTCTCCCGTACCTATTGGAGCGGACAGATCCTCATCGAGATTCTCAAGATTTTCCAAACTCGTACATGTaaagcgagcgagcgagcgagcgagccgTTGCCGCCAACTTACCTACCGAGCTACCTATGTAACCCCAACGTACCATTCCTTTTGACGATcagacgacggcgacgacgacgacgacgacgacaacttGCTCACTGCACTACATGTGTACCTACACTAGTCTGAGATCGACATACAGTAGTACATGGCCGTTAAGCTTTTCAAGCTTTCATCCCAAGCTTTCAAGCTTTCATTCAAGCTTTCAACCGGCCTCGGCAATGTACCATCCGTCTGTCTGTCGATGGAACCACTGCCGCCGTTTGTCGATCAAACTAACACCTTCCGTCAATGGAACCTGGCTgccaggggggggggggcggggcggaagagagagggggaagTGGATGTGATGTGATCTGATGTGATGTAAGGTGACATAACATGTGTGAGAGGggaaataaggaagaaaataatgaaggaaggaaagcaaaccctcgacgacgacgacgacgatcaaGTAATGAAGAACGAAAATACGTGTACTGTAAGTTATATCTAGACTGGAAGGGGACTAAAGTGGATTGGCAAAGGtaagttcagttcagttcttGAAACGGAAACAACCAAGTGaaatcgacgacgacgacgacggaaatatatattccgtAATGGCTGGTCTCTACTACCTATGCATGCAGGTACCATTCACTTCACTTTCGCAGAAAAACCTGCCTCAGGTATAGAGCATGTGTAGGTACATATACATCGGTTCATTTGGCACATATGTGCAAAGATTTGTACATACGGAAATCAAATAGTGTACATACCCTACCTAGATGCTGCGAGTTGAAACCTAAGTCATCCTCCAAGTTACATACAGGTCACAGGTCACACAGGTTAGTTCAAGTAAGTTCCGAGTGAAGTGGTTCTCGTTACATAAGATTTTCTTGTTCACACACAGTAAGGGGAAAGTGAGGGGAAGGTCGTATTCCCATCTAGAGAATATCACTGCATTTTTGGGGACTTCTCTTCGGCTTTACTACAGTAGGtgggtatgtatgtatgtaagcTAGAGACACATCGAGTTGAGTGAGTTACATAGTTGGGGGTTGTATGAACATCAGACAAGCTTTCTTGACATGCCTGTTTTGGTGCTTCGTATGATGCATCGATGTCCGTATGTATTATTCCCAACGTATAATGACGAAGCTTTCGTTTCATCGGTGCCGAAAAGGAAAAGTGATCAAGAACTAATAACTTATAGCCCATGGTGGTAGTATGGACGGCTTGGGATGAATTTGATGAAAACTGAAGAAGGGACGGAGATGTTGATGGCCATTCAAAGAAAatggagaaagagaaaagataCCTATAATGAAATCTCCCAAATTTCTCGACGCTGTAATGCAGTCCCAGTTTAGTACACTACATTCTCAATCACAATGCAGCCTAGTAagatccccccccccccccaaaaaaaagatCATCAGGTTGAAAAGACTGAATAGTATGTGCAAAGAAAGAGACTATACAGTAAAAGTGTCCCGGCCCATTCTAGCATCGCATACAACCATCTATGCATTGGGGACGGATGAAACAGATCGATCTATCgatcatcgtcgtcagccAACAAAAGCTACGATCCAAACATGCTGTTGGTCCGTCCGTTCGCTCATGATACTATCCATCGACGCCATTTTATTCACCATCCTTGTTCCTGTGGGACCTCGCCCGATTAAATCATGTAGTGTAATCATTTCTGAGTTTTCTCCTTCGTACTTTCGCAAGAAATATGCCCTTGTGTGGACATCACTCGCCGCCAACTAGAACAAGGTCGCTGTGCTCGCGAAgctcttcttcacctccccGAAGCGCGTAACCTCTTCTTGCAATCCTCGCAATACCACTTCGCTGTTTTTAGCACGTTTGAGTTAGCCGTCATGTTTTctaaacaaacaaaacaaacatTGGCAAAGAGAGggacaaagaaaagaactCACCATTCCCTTTGGGAGCCACCTTCAACCCTACACACTCCAAATGGAACCACTCCCTCGGACACCCGTCCCCGTCACACGCCACCATTTCTCCATAGCTGATTCCGTTGCAAAAGCAGTACCTCTGCTCATCAGCgtcgacatcatcatcatcgtcatcatcgtcctcttcctcctgccgttgttgatgctggggttgctgttgttgagccCTGGCAGCAGCCGCGGTAGCGGTACCTCTCCTTCCGTGACCATGGCCGTGATTAGTTTCAGTCTTCGTGTCGCGCTCACCGCCCCGGTCTCTTTCTGAGCCTCTTTCAGCTTTGCTGTCACGATGGGCGGCGGCACTACCCTTCCCTCGGCCGCTGGTGGTGGGTCGGCCGCTGTTCTCGTCGCTGGCggcgtccttcttctcgtccgaAGCTGCGGCTGACTTGCCTGGCTTCTCATCTTGTAGGGCAACGGAGACGGCCACGGCCGATACCGACGACGCGCCCTTCTTGTGGCTCCGCTTCGATGTCGTTGTTCCTGATGTCGTGGTGGTGCTATTACCAAAGGTATCCTTTCCACTAGTGCTGTTGCTATCTTTATCCGATTGATTAGTGCTATTCCTTGATGGCCGTGACCTCGCAGTCGTTGTGGTTGCATTGGCAGCCTCCGCAAAGGTCCCCGTCGCTGGTGTTGACGGCTTGCTCGCACGACCGCTCTTGGTAGTTGTGACAGTAGTACTTATTGGCGGAGGTAGTATCGCTGTCTGTGACACTATCGAATTTGTCCTTTTCTTGGTTTCTGGCTCTTCGGCGGGGGCAGTCACCGCCTTgctattttctttcttgctTGTGCTAGCATTGGCTACCGGCTCTGGTGGGACAGGAGGCTTGATCTCTGTCTCTGGCTTCGCAGCCTCGGTCTTGGCAGGTGTAGGGGCAGGTGGATCGGCTTCCTTTGGTGCCTTTGCATCTGAAGTTGACTTGCTCTGTGGCACAGCTTCTGCCACTGCTGGTGTGATGCCATTGGGCTTGTTTGTGGTAGCGGTCGCAGGTCGTTGCTGTATAGGGAGAGTGGTAGATGCGGTCGAGTTCCCACGTGCGCGCGACGAagctggacgaggaggaaggggtacGGGAGAGTTGCGCCCGGCCTTGGTGTCAGGGAGAGATCCTAGAAGGGGAGATGCCGCCACCGACGGTGAATTGGCGGCATTCGTCCTGCTACAGCACAACAGTTAGTATGCCGTACCAATGTAGACAAAATAGGGGGTGCTGTTAACATACCTCTTTTTGGCCTGGGTGCTTCCCGACGGGAGCGCCTTGCGCTTCTTCGTAGTAGGTCCAGTTGGGGTGGCTCCATCGGGCGCTGGGGATCCCCGGGGACTCGCCGTTGTCTTGGATTTTGCCGTTCCGTTACCGAAGACGCTGCTCATGGCACGCTCCATGGGGGCACTTCCGTTGGCCTTGGGTTCCTTTTCAACCTTTCGTCTCTTGGATGGTCCGGTTCCATTAGTCGGGGTGCCATTGGCGATTCCGAGTCCGACGGGGGTAGCCTCGGCCTGGTGTTTTCTGGATTTGCCGGTCCCTGGGCCCTTCTTGGTGGTTTCCTGTGCTTTTGAATCTGCCTCTGGTTCAGTGGCCTGTCCTTTGTTGTTCTTTTTCGCTGCCAACGCCTGCTTCCTGTCGCTGCTGCGCGCAGCGGCCTCTTCAGCTATCTGTTGTGCAGCGGCAGAAAGAGTAGCCGCACCTTCGCGTCGTGATCGCTCGGCTTCCTTGTGGTTTGTCTTGGGGACCCTGTTCTCAGCGTATGCCCAGTGTGTAGTGCTGCCCCATTTGGCCTCGTCGCTGAATTCATTTTCCAAGTGTGGCCAAATCTCCTCAATGCGCGACAGCTGCTTGTGTAGGGCATCGTTCGCTGTGGATATGACGTGGTTCTTTTCTTCGAGTGAAACAAGCATTTCTTGAATTTTCCAGGCGGCCTGTCTAAATAGGTGCCGACGCGGTAGATTGGTAGGGTCGAAGACGGCGGCATGAGCCGAGTCGGTGATCGATGGTGGTACTGTGGCGGGGTTCGCGTTCGAGGCCACCCGTCCGCTGGTGCTGTTTTGGGCACTCATTGGCGTTGAAGCTGGCGCAACACTGTTATTGCCATCGGTGACCGATCGGGTGCGGTCTGGTACGGGGGCCTTGAGAGCAGCATCGACGAGCTCGAAGAGGGTCGCTTCAGGAGCAAAGATCTTGGCATCGACCTCCTTGAGGAGGGTGAAGTGCCGCACAAGCTCTTTTGGTAGGGCGGTAATGGCATCGGTGAAGTGGGTGACGGCGGGGAAGATGTCGATGGGCTGCTCTGGGGTTGGGCCGTTGGGGAACGAGTTGGTTCGATTGAGGGACGAGGTTCGCGGCGGGTTAATTCGCGTCTGTCGTACGGGCTGCGCTCTGCGATTCGAGCCAGATGGCCCCGAGGGTGCCTCGGCCGCGGGAGGTTTAGCCGTCTTCATGATCGGTAGAGGAGAGGTCTGGTGTCTGACGCGCGTGGATGGACAATAAACAAGAGCTATTAGGTGGGGAGTAGATCGAGACAACAAGAAGACGAGGGGTAGTATAGAGCGTCAAAGCACACGAGTAGGGCTGGATCCGACTCTGCTTTTCCTTGCTTGCTCCCAAAGATTCGTGGCGGCGCTTCCAGCTCGTGTCCAAAGGCGTCGAGGACGGAGAAGAGTCAGGTAGCAGCAGTACGGCGGCGAGATTGTTGATTACTGCTGTTCAGGAAATACGTGgttgggaaaaaaaaagaggagtCAGAACATGTCGCCGTGGGTATCTTGTCGAGTAGTAAAATGCGTGGGCGTTtaactaggtacctctattcCTGGGGACAGAATCAGGACAAGAGAAAAGAGGATGGGGAGGTCAGGGTGGCCGTAGTCGGCtgtgtgtgggtgtgggtgtgggtgtgtgGGTGGGAAGAGCCAAAGACTTCCCTTTCCACCGGACCTCCGCTTGGGTTCGGGACTGTGAATGCCTGCGGGTTGCCCAGACTTTCTCTTGGGCGGACTTCCACTGCAGTGAGGTGCTGCAGTGCCCTGTGACAGTGTGCTCTCTCCCGTCTTGCGCTGAAGCACCTCATCCATCCTACCTGCTTCTATCCACTGCCGCAATGCCGCAGGACCTCGCGGCAACCGGGcagggcaccaccaccgacgcGCCCACAATCGCATCCATCTTAACCACCCGACCTCAACCCGAATAGACGCTGCCAGGATATCACCTCGCTCCCATGGTACTTACACAGGTTACAACCCGAGACCTTTCTGCCAGTGTCATGTCACTTTCGCTttggtatgtaggtaggtaacttcTTGGagctttccttcctcttttgcCGGCCGGCAATGGATGTGTCGTGTTCCCCGAGGACCCAACTTAAATGGACCGAGTGTGCCCTACAATTGGCTGACTCCAAATTTTCGAGACCTCTGATACGTACGTCACTGGCAGCAGGGGAGGatgcgataagataaggacTTCGTCTTAATTCCACTTGCGCCGAGCCATTGAGGTCGACCACCAAGGCCTACCGACGAGCTGCTACATCATTGCTGGGATTGGGTTAGCAGAGATGGGTTATAGTTGAATTTTGATCGAATCTGTCCACTTGTTTCGTTCAGAGTGACCAAATTCCTTCAATTGTCCTTATCGCCAAATCTTTGTGCACTTCATGTCCGTTATCGGGCGCAGGTTGGGGCGGGTTGCAGGACATGACATGCTTGGTTTCGTGATTCAACTTTCTGGATATGTTCATACGCGTAGTGGTGCAAAAAGACGCAGACGTGAAACCGGTCATAAATTCTTCAGCCCTCTCTCCTTTCAAGCCCTAACTTGTGAAGGAGGGCGGCCCTCGATAATTCTGTATGCTTGCTGCTATGATATCTAAGAATGAGAAATCGACTCTGAACTCCTTCTGCTCGCTTCAACACTTTGACATAACTTTGGGGTATCAACCGGCGCCATTCAGGCCGCCTTGACCCGCTGTCGAGGCCCCTCCTccatcgccttcttcttctgccgcCATTGCCATTCCAGCAAGACAGGGAGGAAATGGCGCAGGTCAAACTCGGGCCAGAAACACTTGAGGAAAAACATTTGGGTATCTTGGTGGCACTGCCACAGCATAAAGTCGCTCAATCTCTCCACCCCACTAGTCCGCACAAAGATGTCTAGCGGTGGGCAGTCGGCCGTGTACATGTGTTTGTCGATCGTTTCGGTCGTGATGTTTTCGACATTGGGGTATATGGTAACGTGGTTGGAGCCGTCCTTGGAAGTACGGCCCGGGGAATCGGGGTATAGCGTCGTGGTGGATGACATGGAGTCTTCGTTATCGTCCGACCCGGGTGGGGTGTGCGACTGCTCTTGTCCCAAAGATGTGTTGTCGCTTTCCATCTTCCCGCTCCTGTCTCCCTGCTTCGACATAATCTTTTGTGTGATGCGCGTCTGCGAGAAGGGCGTGCGCTTCGGGGCGGATGATTTCGAATATTCCTCGACCGTGGAACGGATGGCGGTCGTCATTTCCTCTCGTGACGTGTATGGGAAGCAAATGTTCAAGATGCACCTATAAGGCCTTGGGTCAGCTGACTCGTCCGTGAACTGAGCAGGGGCAGGATAACGAGACACGCCTACTTTTTGTTGTTCTTAGTTGTAGAAACAGCTCGGTCAATCACCTCGAGCACATCATCGCTCAGAAGATCACGCTCACCCAGCACGCGAACACTGGCGCCGTATCGCTCGAGTAGTTCTCCGTGTTGAATCAGTTGCTCCAGCTTGACCTTGGCAAGCTGCATCAGGCCATCGACCTCGTATTTCGGGCGGTTGAAGTTCTCGATACTGAAAGCGTACACTGTCACAACCTCGACACCGCACTTGTAGCATATCTCGAGGACCTGAGACAATCACATGTCAGTCAGCATTGGCCCCATTAGCAGGAAGAACCCCGTGTAAGAACGTACCCTCGCAAGAGCCTCGAAGCCGAGATGGTGGCCCTCGATAGTCTCAATTTTGTGGCTCCGGGCATACCTCCGATTGCCGTCCATAACAAAAGCCACATGGCGAGGGACGGGACCCTGCTTCAAGGCGCCGATAAGGGTCTCGCGGAGTCCCCTGATAGCCCATTCTGCCGGGGGCGAACTGAGGAACCAGTTACGGATGCGGGAGAGATAGAGATCAGACATGATGCCGAATTACCGCGCACACAAGGACCGGGAGAGGCAGCGATGCCAAGTGACCGAGTCGGTAGTTATGAATATGGGAGGGGGGGTGGTCGTTGAGAAGAGGGCGTGGAGACCCGAGGTTGGACGGGACGGGATCAGCCTCCAACTGAAAGCCCGAAGTGGATGTTGGAATTGAAACTGGAGAGTAACTTTTTTTGGACTCTAGACTAGCGCCGGATCGACGATGGGCAGCCAACAGTTGGAGAAAAAGAGGACCAATACAGTACACTGCAATGAGCAGGGTGTAAACTACTTGATAAACCCGCAACCTAAAAGCACAACAATGTGTAAAGACGCAATCGTGCAGTTGTCCAAGATACCGTAGGTACCCAAGTTAAGCACAGCTGTGTGGAGGTCAGTCAGGTAATTCGTATGGTAGCTGCTGTGACTGACACTGAATGGGTGACTGCACTCACAGTAGTGAGAATGCCACTCCGAGGCTTTCTATTCGTTGTCGTCCTATCATTTTCCCTTCCATTTCCCGCGGGCCGTGGCAGGCAGGGTTAAGTTGCCCGATGTCCGCCCGTAGCCCCACCTTTAGTTCTCGGGACACATGTCATCGGCAGGTCTTGGCCAGGAACCGTGATGGCCGACGATAACCTTCCATTTAACTTCCACACCCTCAGCCGGGGAATTGACCTTCTTCAAAACCTGAACACCACTGCCCTGATTGCCCGGTGCGTCTGGACAGCTGTTTCGGCCAACGATTCTCATATGTACATCTGATTGCCGCGATCCCAGAGACGGGGCATCCAAAAGGGGGAAAGTACATCAAGACATACGgtttcctcttcatctcttGAGCTTGGCAAGAAGAGCCATCTCAGCAACCGAGTGTTTCCTCTTCACATTGGGCAGTCTTCATTGCTCTGTGAGAACCAAAAGTGCATAGAGACCAGTCCGaacagagaaaaaaaaaaaaaaaaaaaaaaaaacgaaaaaaaaaaaacacaatcATGTCCTTCACTGACGCGCCAGTAACCAAGGCACTGGTCTTGGGCCTGGTTGGGCTCTCCATCGCCGCCAGCGTCTTTGACATCAAGCACTAC
The Neurospora crassa OR74A linkage group II, whole genome shotgun sequence DNA segment above includes these coding regions:
- a CDS encoding dehydrodolichyl diphosphate synthase, which translates into the protein MSDLYLSRIRNWFLSSPPAEWAIRGLRETLIGALKQGPVPRHVAFVMDGNRRYARSHKIETIEGHHLGFEALARVLEICYKCGVEVVTVYAFSIENFNRPKYEVDGLMQLAKVKLEQLIQHGELLERYGASVRVLGERDLLSDDVLEVIDRAVSTTKNNKKCILNICFPYTSREEMTTAIRSTVEEYSKSSAPKRTPFSQTRITQKIMSKQGDRSGKMESDNTSLGQEQSHTPPGSDDNEDSMSSTTTLYPDSPGRTSKDGSNHVTIYPNVENITTETIDKHMYTADCPPLDIFVRTSGVERLSDFMLWQCHQDTQMFFLKCFWPEFDLRHFLPVLLEWQWRQKKKAMEEGPRQRVKAA